A stretch of Fusarium poae strain DAOMC 252244 chromosome 2, whole genome shotgun sequence DNA encodes these proteins:
- a CDS encoding hypothetical protein (SECRETED:SignalP(1-19)~CAZy:GH105) — MKLMSWAILLTAASAQIESSYLTRMADTMIAKGVAPDRGYQDAVLYLGFEKAYELSGDDKYLDWYIGQIAGPVVLDNGTIKGLNTSKYILDEYRMGHNYLYLYNETGQEKYKTAANTIRRMLDKYPRTPSGGFWHQQFFRNQMWLDGIYMADTFYAKWTSLYDRDNETAWDDILLQYELIHENTVNKTTGLHVHGWVDGKASWADPKTGRAPNVWGRALGWYFMSLVEVLQFFPTSHVGHDQILGYLESVALGLKESRDPASGSWWQVMNEPYPEREGNYVESSGSSMFTWGLLKAIDLGYLDRSDYLDMARDAFTSIVTNFIEEDEDGPTILNSTVAECGLLNSNVTFEYYVAQPTLENGQNGVGPFMLAAYEWESWAKDAQA, encoded by the exons ATGAAACTTATGTCATGGGCCATCCTCTTGACCGCTGCGTCTGCTCAAATCGAGTCTTCGTACTTGACTCGAATGGCAGACACAATGATCGCAAAGGGTGTCGCACCTGACCGTGGATATCAGGATGCAGTGCTCTACCTGGGGTTTGAGAAAGCCTATGAGCTTTCTGGGGACGACAAATACCTCGATTGGTACATTGGGCAGATCGCTGGCCCTGTGGTACTTGACAACGGCACTATTAAAGGTCTCAATACATCCAAATACATCCTCGATGAGTATCGAATGGGGCACAATTATCTCTATCTATACAACGAGACGGGACAGGAAAAGTACAAGACTGCAGCCAACACTATCAGAAGAATGCTTGACAAGTATCCCCGTACACCATCTGGTGGCTTTTG GCACCAGCAATTCTTCCGAAACCAGATGTGGCTGGACGGTATATACATGGCAGACACTTTCTATGCCAAGTGGACAAGTCTATACGACCGTGACAATGAAACTGCCTGGGATGACATTTTGCTTCAATATGAGCTCATACATGAAAATACTGTGAATAAGACCACAGGCCTCCATGTCCACGGCTGGGTTGACGGCAAAGCTTCTTGGGCTGATCCAAAAACTGGCCGGGCACCAAACGTCTGGGGTCGTGCCCTCGGCTGGTATTTCATGTCTCTTGTCGAAGTCTTGCAGTTCTTCCCGACTAGCCATGTTGGTCATGACCAAATTCTTGGATATCTCGAATCTGTTGCTCTTGGACTAAAAGAGTCTCGAGACCCAGCTTCTGGTAGTTGGTGGCAGGTAATGAACGAGCCTTATCCTGAGCGCGAGGGTAACTATGTCGAGAGCAGTGGCTCATCAATGTTCACATGGGGCCTGCTCAAGGCCATTGACCTTGGATATCTGGACCGCAGTGATTACCTTGACATGGCACGAGACGCTTTCACAAGCATTGTCACCAACTTTatcgaagaagacgaagacggtCCCACCATTCTCAACAGTACTGTCGCTGAGTGCGGACTACTCAATTCAAACGTGACTTTTGAA TATTACGTAGCCCAACCGACTCTTGAGAATGGACAGAATGGCGTGGGACCGTTCATGCTTGCAGCTTATGAATGGGAATCATGGGCTAAGGATGCACAAGCGTAA